In Arthrobacter sp. B3I4, the following proteins share a genomic window:
- a CDS encoding iron ABC transporter permease, which translates to MTKTLAAPGTTGSTTTAGRGKRPRPPFGVSVVAILAVLIALFSLLPLGYVAVMTVATGWDTAVGLIFRARVGELLLNTVLLMLITVPLCLVLGVGGAWLVERTNLKGHKWWAVLLAAPLAIPAFVNSYAWVSAVPSLGGLWSGVLIATLSYFPLVYIPAAATLSRLDPAIEQSAASLGLGAWRAFFRVVLPQLRIAMTGGALLVSLHLLAEYGAFAMIRFDTFTTAIMVQYQSTFNGTAGNMLASVLVFFCLILLVVEVRGRGTARYARVGSGAQARALRLPLRAYQFPAQLFLLALTALAFGLPLTFVLRWIVAGGTDIWAADEFVPALLQTLGYGLVGAAATTVVAFPMAYLAVRRPSWFSKALELSNYVTSSMPGIVVGLAFVTVSIRLAPNLYQTTALLIAAYVLLFLPRALVNLRSGLSQAPKELDEAAQALGKPPLLAFLRVTLRLTAPAAAGGAALVFLAIVNELTATLLLSPNGTRTLATEFWSKSSEIDYAGAAPYALLMILLSAPMTYLLFQQSKKAAGQ; encoded by the coding sequence GTGACCAAAACGCTGGCGGCTCCCGGAACCACCGGAAGTACGACGACGGCGGGCCGGGGCAAGCGCCCCCGCCCGCCTTTCGGCGTCTCTGTGGTGGCCATCCTGGCGGTCCTGATCGCACTGTTCTCCCTCCTGCCGCTCGGCTACGTCGCCGTCATGACGGTCGCCACCGGCTGGGACACCGCCGTCGGCCTGATCTTCCGCGCCCGGGTGGGCGAGCTGCTGCTCAACACCGTGCTCCTAATGCTGATCACCGTGCCGCTCTGCCTGGTCCTGGGCGTCGGCGGAGCCTGGCTGGTGGAACGTACCAACCTCAAGGGCCACAAGTGGTGGGCCGTGCTGCTCGCCGCGCCGCTAGCGATTCCCGCGTTCGTCAACAGCTACGCCTGGGTCTCCGCGGTGCCTTCGCTGGGCGGGCTCTGGTCCGGGGTGCTGATCGCCACGCTGTCCTACTTCCCGCTGGTGTACATCCCGGCTGCCGCGACGCTGAGCCGGCTTGACCCGGCCATCGAGCAGTCCGCCGCCTCGCTCGGGCTCGGGGCCTGGCGGGCGTTCTTCCGGGTGGTGCTGCCGCAGCTGCGGATCGCCATGACCGGCGGTGCGCTGCTGGTCTCGCTGCACCTGCTGGCCGAATACGGCGCCTTCGCGATGATCCGCTTTGACACGTTCACCACCGCGATCATGGTCCAGTACCAGTCCACCTTTAACGGCACCGCCGGCAACATGCTCGCCAGCGTGCTCGTCTTCTTCTGTCTGATCCTCCTGGTGGTGGAGGTCCGCGGCCGCGGCACCGCCCGCTACGCCCGCGTCGGCTCCGGCGCCCAGGCCCGCGCGCTGCGTCTGCCGTTGCGCGCCTACCAGTTCCCCGCCCAGCTGTTCCTGCTGGCCCTCACCGCACTGGCCTTCGGGCTTCCGCTGACCTTCGTGCTGCGCTGGATCGTCGCGGGCGGGACGGACATCTGGGCTGCCGACGAGTTCGTTCCCGCGCTGCTGCAAACCCTCGGCTACGGCCTGGTCGGTGCGGCGGCCACCACCGTCGTCGCCTTCCCGATGGCGTACCTGGCGGTGCGGCGGCCCAGCTGGTTCAGCAAGGCCCTGGAGCTTTCCAACTACGTCACCAGCTCCATGCCCGGGATCGTCGTCGGCCTGGCGTTCGTCACCGTGAGCATCCGGCTCGCGCCGAACCTCTACCAGACCACCGCCCTGCTGATCGCCGCCTACGTGCTGTTGTTCCTGCCCCGGGCCCTGGTAAACCTGCGGTCCGGGCTCTCTCAGGCGCCCAAGGAACTTGACGAGGCCGCGCAGGCCCTCGGCAAACCTCCGCTGCTGGCGTTCCTCCGCGTCACCCTGCGCTTGACTGCGCCGGCAGCGGCAGGCGGCGCGGCGCTGGTGTTCCTCGCGATTGTGAATGAGCTGACGGCCACGTTGCTACTCTCGCCCAATGGGACCCGCACCCTGGCAACCGAGTTCTGGAGCAAGAGCAGCGAAATCGACTACGCCGGTGCCGCCCCCTACGCGTTGCTGATGATCCTGCTCTCGGCACCGATGACTTATCTCCTCTTCCAGCAGTCCAAGAAAGCAGCAGGACAGTGA
- a CDS encoding ABC transporter ATP-binding protein yields the protein MTEQNPSRLPEPRIAPSVAPSTNSHLEVEAVTKNFGSQSVLKGVNLSVAKGGTTAIVGPSGSGKTTLLRLIAGFEHPDTGSISLSGNKVAGDGVWVPAHKRQVGYVAQDGALFPHLSVGQNISFGLDAGKLPGGHRGIKARVAELLEMVALDPAMARRRPHQLSGGQQQRVALARALAREPELMLLDEPFSALDAGLRVATRRAVGKVLQDAGVTTILVTHDQAEALSFADQVAVMRGGKLAQIGNPFVVYTRPADRATAEFLGDAVILDAWMEGSLATCSLGGIPVRRPPAQGRVQLMLRPEQIRIAEDGPIRGTVVDTDYFGPETTVRLQLPVPPVLAEGDVADHRYPGGGEIITIRHWNASIARPGTELRLRVVGEAVAFPMEDAAEA from the coding sequence GTGACCGAACAGAACCCCTCCCGGCTTCCGGAGCCCCGGATCGCCCCGTCCGTGGCACCCAGCACCAACAGCCACCTGGAGGTCGAGGCCGTCACCAAGAACTTCGGCTCCCAGTCGGTCCTCAAAGGCGTCAATCTCTCGGTCGCCAAGGGCGGGACGACGGCGATTGTGGGGCCGTCGGGTTCCGGCAAGACCACGCTCCTGCGGCTCATCGCCGGCTTCGAACACCCGGATACCGGCAGCATCTCGCTCAGCGGGAACAAGGTGGCCGGTGACGGCGTCTGGGTCCCGGCGCACAAGCGGCAGGTGGGCTACGTCGCCCAGGACGGCGCGCTCTTCCCGCACCTGAGCGTCGGCCAGAACATTTCCTTCGGCCTGGACGCCGGCAAACTCCCCGGCGGCCACCGCGGGATCAAGGCCCGGGTCGCCGAGCTGCTCGAGATGGTCGCCTTGGACCCGGCCATGGCCAGGCGCCGGCCCCACCAGCTCTCCGGCGGGCAGCAGCAGCGCGTTGCCCTAGCCCGCGCCCTTGCCCGCGAACCGGAACTGATGCTGCTGGATGAACCCTTCTCCGCGCTTGACGCCGGGCTCCGCGTCGCCACCCGCCGCGCCGTCGGCAAGGTGCTCCAGGACGCCGGGGTGACCACCATCCTGGTCACCCACGACCAGGCCGAGGCACTTTCCTTCGCGGACCAGGTGGCGGTCATGCGCGGCGGAAAGCTCGCCCAGATCGGCAACCCCTTTGTGGTCTACACCCGGCCGGCGGACCGGGCCACCGCGGAATTCCTGGGCGACGCCGTCATCCTTGACGCCTGGATGGAAGGCTCACTGGCCACCTGTTCACTGGGCGGCATACCGGTCCGCCGGCCCCCGGCGCAAGGCCGCGTGCAGCTCATGCTCCGGCCCGAGCAGATCCGGATCGCCGAGGACGGCCCGATCCGCGGCACCGTGGTGGACACCGACTATTTCGGCCCCGAAACTACCGTCAGGCTGCAACTGCCCGTACCGCCGGTCCTTGCCGAAGGTGACGTAGCCGACCACCGCTACCCGGGCGGCGGCGAAATCATCACCATCCGGCACTGGAACGCGTCCATCGCCCGGCCCGGCACCGAACTGCGGCTGCGCGTGGTAGGTGAGGCCGTGGCCTTCCCGATGGAGGACGCTGCCGAGGCCTGA
- a CDS encoding glycogen debranching N-terminal domain-containing protein → MTVQPALHRQHCSVAAPTQLWLDADGRLGGDAAGPSGSGASPSGGPDTGAGGWFTGLLHGDTRMLCRADVTVNGFAPEPATVEAAAGGVLYVRGLVRGIEGPTEDPAVELLQTWTVTPGTVRVTLRLSTSLDALDADIEVRLAADFTDMAAIRLGRFREPMRPSAADDSSLRWSEGGRTLTVAAPGRVGSGERLVWRGTVRRGRPLEVEWQAAVTDSEDAVVAAHLPAARRVRAQPGGPLGALLDNSLDELDGLRLATRQAQDAPFLAAGAPWYFTLFGRDSLWAARMLLPLDAALAAGTLRALAAHQGTKTDAAAAEEPGKILHELRAKELVLESQSLRLPPVYFGAVDSTPLWLCLLGELGRAGTDDAAVRALLPNAVRAADWLLAAGASGGSAGNGGFLSYQDTSGHGLSNQGWKDSRDAMQFRDGRQADGPIALAEVQGYAYQAAVETADLFDAYGEPGARELRDFAEALKGNFRERFWVQDDGGRFPAMALDGHGEPLDIPGSNMGHLLGTGILNAGEALLVADRLLSPELFSGYGLHTLSRRAAGFWPFSYHCGSVWSHDTAIAARGLLSEGFTAEARVLAEGLLAASAAFGHRLPELFAGVPAAESGRAVPYPASCHPQAWSSASAVVLAQALGVAF, encoded by the coding sequence ATGACAGTTCAGCCAGCCCTTCACCGCCAGCACTGTTCCGTGGCAGCCCCCACCCAGCTCTGGCTGGACGCTGACGGCCGTCTGGGTGGTGACGCGGCCGGCCCGTCCGGGAGCGGAGCCAGTCCGTCCGGCGGGCCGGATACCGGCGCCGGCGGGTGGTTCACCGGCCTGCTGCACGGCGATACCCGGATGCTGTGCCGCGCCGACGTGACAGTCAACGGGTTTGCGCCGGAACCGGCCACGGTCGAGGCTGCCGCGGGCGGCGTCCTCTATGTCCGCGGGCTGGTCCGCGGCATCGAGGGTCCCACCGAGGATCCCGCCGTCGAACTTCTGCAGACCTGGACCGTCACGCCCGGAACGGTCCGCGTCACCCTGCGGCTCAGCACCTCGCTCGATGCCCTGGACGCCGATATCGAAGTGCGGCTCGCCGCGGATTTCACCGACATGGCCGCCATCCGGCTCGGCCGCTTCCGCGAGCCGATGCGGCCCTCCGCGGCGGACGACTCGTCGTTGCGCTGGAGCGAGGGCGGCAGGACGCTGACCGTGGCCGCTCCCGGCCGGGTGGGCTCCGGGGAACGGCTGGTCTGGCGGGGAACGGTCCGCCGCGGCCGGCCGCTTGAGGTGGAATGGCAGGCCGCCGTCACCGACAGCGAGGACGCCGTCGTGGCAGCACACCTGCCCGCCGCCCGCCGTGTCCGTGCCCAGCCGGGCGGCCCGCTGGGCGCCCTTTTAGACAACTCGCTCGACGAACTCGACGGGCTCCGGCTGGCAACCCGCCAGGCGCAGGACGCGCCCTTCCTGGCCGCCGGGGCGCCCTGGTACTTCACGCTATTCGGCCGGGATTCGCTCTGGGCCGCACGGATGCTGCTGCCGCTCGACGCTGCGCTCGCCGCCGGTACCCTCCGCGCCCTCGCCGCCCATCAGGGCACCAAGACGGATGCCGCCGCCGCGGAGGAACCCGGCAAGATCCTGCACGAACTGCGGGCCAAGGAACTGGTGCTGGAGAGCCAGTCGCTGCGCCTGCCGCCGGTCTACTTCGGCGCCGTGGACTCCACCCCGCTCTGGTTGTGCCTGCTGGGCGAACTGGGACGTGCCGGCACGGACGACGCGGCAGTCCGGGCCCTGCTGCCCAACGCGGTCCGCGCTGCCGACTGGCTGCTCGCGGCCGGGGCGTCCGGCGGCTCCGCCGGCAACGGCGGCTTCCTCAGCTACCAGGACACCTCGGGACACGGCCTGAGTAACCAGGGCTGGAAGGATTCCCGCGACGCGATGCAGTTCCGGGACGGCCGCCAGGCGGACGGACCGATCGCGCTAGCAGAGGTGCAGGGCTACGCCTATCAGGCGGCCGTGGAGACGGCGGATCTTTTTGACGCCTACGGCGAACCGGGAGCCCGGGAGCTTCGCGACTTCGCGGAGGCCCTGAAGGGGAACTTCCGGGAGCGCTTCTGGGTACAGGACGACGGCGGCCGGTTCCCGGCGATGGCCTTGGACGGCCACGGCGAACCGCTGGACATCCCGGGTTCGAACATGGGCCACCTGCTGGGCACCGGGATCCTGAACGCCGGGGAGGCACTGCTCGTGGCGGACCGGCTGCTCAGCCCGGAGCTGTTCTCCGGCTACGGACTGCACACCCTGTCCCGGCGCGCGGCCGGTTTCTGGCCGTTCAGCTACCACTGCGGATCGGTCTGGAGCCACGACACGGCCATTGCGGCCCGCGGCCTGCTCAGCGAAGGATTCACCGCCGAGGCGCGGGTCCTTGCCGAGGGTCTGCTGGCGGCCTCCGCCGCGTTCGGGCACCGGCTCCCGGAACTGTTCGCCGGTGTCCCCGCGGCGGAGTCGGGCCGCGCGGTGCCGTACCCCGCTTCCTGCCACCCGCAGGCGTGGTCCTCAGCCTCCGCGGTGGTTCTCGCCCAGGCGCTCGGGGTGGCTTTCTAA
- a CDS encoding phosphatase PAP2 family protein — protein MPILERQRSGGSLRRPSQRAVFFAAAFLLVAGEALFWLMLAAVQTNSGLALLDGGVHGALVEDRSSLATAVLAAVSTVTSPTWLTVIGVLLALGWALRKREIWRPALLLGAMVATFGISTLIKHEVARARPSAADFLMGPDDALSFPSGHTFGAGVFLLALVYLLLCSARPGSAARPVRRATAVLAFSGAVLGTLLVAFSRIYLGYHWLTDVVASLGLAVAVVGIVVLVDGLRTARQALESHPERLGENHRGG, from the coding sequence ATGCCTATTCTTGAGCGCCAGCGGTCCGGGGGTTCGCTCCGCCGCCCGTCGCAGCGCGCGGTCTTCTTCGCCGCCGCGTTCCTGCTGGTGGCGGGTGAGGCGCTGTTCTGGCTGATGCTGGCCGCCGTGCAAACGAACTCCGGTCTCGCCCTCCTTGACGGCGGAGTCCACGGTGCCCTGGTGGAGGACCGCTCGTCCTTGGCAACGGCCGTCCTGGCCGCAGTCAGCACGGTGACCTCCCCGACGTGGCTGACCGTCATCGGCGTTCTGCTGGCGCTTGGCTGGGCGCTTCGGAAACGGGAAATCTGGCGGCCGGCCCTGCTCCTCGGCGCGATGGTGGCGACCTTCGGGATTTCCACGCTCATCAAGCACGAGGTCGCCCGGGCCAGGCCTTCAGCGGCCGATTTCCTGATGGGCCCTGACGATGCTTTATCCTTCCCTTCCGGCCACACGTTCGGCGCCGGCGTCTTCCTGCTGGCGCTGGTGTACCTACTGCTCTGCAGTGCCCGGCCCGGTTCCGCGGCGCGCCCGGTACGACGTGCGACGGCGGTGCTGGCTTTCTCGGGAGCGGTCCTCGGGACGCTGCTGGTTGCCTTCAGCCGGATCTACCTTGGCTACCACTGGTTGACAGATGTGGTGGCCTCCCTGGGCCTGGCCGTCGCCGTGGTCGGGATCGTGGTCCTGGTAGACGGTCTCCGGACCGCGCGGCAAGCCTTAGAAAGCCACCCCGAGCGCCTGGGCGAGAACCACCGCGGAGGCTGA
- a CDS encoding YdeI family protein, which produces MAAELRELLVKDAAEWRAWLEAHHAESPGVWLVLHKKGGSVTELDYEAALQEALCFGWIDGQGRRRDEETSYQRMTRRGPKSVWSARNVERIGRLEAAGRMAPAGQAAVESAKADGRWEAAYSGQADAEVPADLAAAIVAEPRAQAMFEVLSSVNRYALIYRTNAVKQAATRERKIAGFVDMLARYETPHPQKRKPRPPADSQ; this is translated from the coding sequence ATGGCTGCTGAGCTGAGGGAACTGCTGGTGAAAGACGCTGCGGAATGGCGCGCCTGGCTGGAAGCGCATCACGCGGAGAGCCCCGGAGTGTGGCTGGTGCTGCACAAGAAGGGCGGCTCGGTGACGGAACTCGATTACGAGGCAGCACTGCAGGAGGCGCTGTGCTTCGGCTGGATCGACGGCCAGGGAAGGCGCCGGGACGAGGAGACCTCCTATCAGCGGATGACCCGCCGCGGGCCGAAAAGTGTCTGGTCGGCCCGGAATGTGGAGCGCATCGGCCGGCTTGAGGCCGCCGGCCGGATGGCACCTGCCGGACAGGCCGCCGTCGAAAGCGCTAAAGCGGACGGCCGGTGGGAGGCCGCTTACTCCGGGCAGGCGGACGCGGAAGTTCCGGCCGACCTCGCGGCGGCCATCGTCGCCGAGCCGCGGGCGCAGGCGATGTTCGAGGTCCTGAGTTCGGTGAACCGGTACGCGCTGATCTACCGGACCAACGCCGTCAAGCAGGCCGCCACACGGGAGCGGAAAATCGCCGGTTTCGTGGACATGCTCGCCCGCTACGAGACGCCGCATCCACAAAAGAGAAAGCCCAGACCTCCAGCGGACTCCCAGTAA
- a CDS encoding VOC family protein, giving the protein MLRVRPIHFTSHLDQWDRLLTDLGMVKTVDEATWREFDAGAGRLALHFSEQGAPEDGTTAFGVEVGDLAEFARRTSEAGAQTATPGTAGTAAELIDAEHGPSCRITAPDGFTFLADPATRASDGSWATAAEAEPALAVVGIWFAQDPAAATRALRDIGAQPRPVPGADDADTYGEETETFTAKNGGILMVGAAAGAASGTGSAGLGFEYAGNLDGLRQRLAEAGHEAALLEDGPVPLLHVGNPDAGGAASPRTLWISAAPTAG; this is encoded by the coding sequence ATGTTGCGTGTCCGCCCCATCCATTTCACCTCCCATCTGGACCAGTGGGACCGTCTGCTGACCGATCTGGGCATGGTCAAGACCGTCGACGAGGCCACCTGGCGGGAGTTCGACGCCGGCGCGGGACGGCTGGCGCTGCACTTTTCCGAGCAAGGCGCCCCCGAGGACGGGACCACAGCTTTCGGGGTCGAGGTCGGCGACCTGGCCGAGTTTGCCCGCCGGACCAGCGAAGCCGGCGCCCAGACCGCCACCCCGGGCACCGCCGGTACCGCCGCGGAGCTCATCGACGCGGAGCACGGCCCCTCGTGCCGGATCACCGCGCCGGACGGGTTCACCTTCCTGGCCGACCCCGCCACGCGCGCGTCCGACGGCAGCTGGGCGACGGCGGCAGAGGCGGAACCGGCCCTCGCCGTCGTCGGCATCTGGTTCGCGCAGGACCCGGCGGCCGCGACGAGGGCCCTGCGTGACATCGGCGCGCAGCCCCGACCGGTACCCGGCGCGGACGATGCCGACACGTACGGGGAGGAAACCGAGACGTTCACCGCAAAAAACGGCGGCATCCTGATGGTCGGTGCCGCTGCCGGCGCCGCATCAGGAACCGGCAGCGCCGGCCTTGGCTTCGAATACGCCGGGAACCTTGACGGGCTGCGGCAGCGGCTCGCCGAGGCCGGGCACGAGGCAGCGCTGCTGGAGGACGGCCCCGTGCCGCTGCTGCACGTGGGCAACCCGGACGCTGGCGGCGCCGCCAGCCCCCGGACCCTTTGGATCTCCGCGGCTCCGACGGCGGGCTGA
- a CDS encoding NUDIX hydrolase family protein, translated as MNVRTPDPNPGWLSEEDLFEARGRLPMVYVEAVPVRLDPLGFVNEVGTLLQADEDGTMIRSLVSGRVLYRETIRAALLRHMEKDLGPLAFPQLPISPVPFTVAEYFPSPSHTGFTDDRQHAVALAYVIPVTGDCSPRQDALELTWMTPDEVMGSDVQLEFSGGRGALIRQALAYAGVGH; from the coding sequence ATGAACGTTCGCACCCCCGACCCCAATCCCGGCTGGCTCTCCGAAGAGGATCTGTTCGAAGCGCGGGGCCGGCTACCCATGGTCTACGTCGAGGCCGTGCCGGTCCGGCTGGATCCGCTCGGGTTTGTGAATGAGGTCGGCACACTGCTCCAGGCTGACGAGGACGGGACCATGATCCGGTCCCTGGTTTCCGGCCGGGTGCTCTACCGCGAGACCATCCGTGCCGCTCTGCTGCGCCACATGGAAAAGGACCTCGGCCCGCTCGCTTTTCCGCAGCTGCCGATCAGCCCGGTCCCCTTCACGGTGGCCGAATACTTCCCCTCGCCGTCGCACACCGGCTTCACCGACGACCGCCAGCACGCCGTGGCGCTGGCCTACGTCATCCCCGTCACCGGGGACTGCTCCCCTCGGCAGGACGCGCTGGAACTGACCTGGATGACGCCCGACGAGGTGATGGGCTCGGACGTGCAACTGGAGTTCAGCGGCGGCCGCGGTGCCTTGATCCGCCAGGCCCTGGCGTACGCCGGAGTGGGCCATTAG
- a CDS encoding DUF6707 family protein, which translates to MTHPTASLNYSERQAGSLRTGDLLLLPDATRTAEIQRVDIDNDDFGTPALVRATLTGGGVLRIAAGSVVLIRDADSEFPADASEPSAGTPDDGGAERASSVPAGDPSAPAAPAVVVPPPPSAPPAASGPSEADLALIPAAEGTPESVVEAAAGAHPDAAGVLLLSDRLTKGINTKSGSCLKDLSDLAHELFVVLDDADHALAVADLLNVLPFDGNPGRWASVEASLALSSYICRQRREEDRAAVYEKFLRAPDAMETDPFKARINAKVRQRSLNEPNLYDKEIFRAIDNSNSDAEREWRLLRLEALLFLRAHGGSQTIGGAELERRIANELESVRR; encoded by the coding sequence ATGACCCACCCCACAGCTTCCCTGAACTACAGCGAACGGCAGGCGGGATCACTGCGGACCGGGGATCTGCTACTCCTGCCTGACGCGACGCGCACCGCCGAAATCCAGCGCGTAGATATCGACAACGACGACTTCGGAACCCCCGCGCTGGTGCGGGCAACCCTCACCGGCGGCGGTGTGCTGCGGATTGCGGCGGGCTCCGTGGTCCTGATCCGGGACGCGGATAGCGAATTCCCGGCCGATGCATCGGAGCCTTCCGCCGGTACGCCGGACGACGGCGGCGCGGAGCGTGCGTCTTCCGTGCCCGCCGGGGACCCCAGCGCGCCGGCAGCACCCGCCGTCGTCGTTCCTCCCCCGCCCTCGGCGCCGCCGGCGGCCAGCGGACCCAGCGAAGCCGACCTTGCCCTCATCCCCGCCGCGGAGGGTACCCCGGAGTCGGTGGTGGAGGCCGCGGCCGGGGCGCACCCCGATGCAGCCGGCGTGCTGCTGCTCAGCGACCGGCTCACTAAAGGCATCAACACCAAGTCCGGCAGCTGCCTCAAGGACCTCAGCGACTTGGCCCACGAACTGTTTGTCGTCCTCGATGACGCCGACCATGCCCTCGCCGTCGCGGATCTGCTCAACGTGCTTCCTTTCGACGGAAACCCGGGCCGCTGGGCCTCGGTCGAAGCGTCGCTTGCCCTGTCCAGCTACATCTGCCGCCAGCGCAGGGAAGAAGACCGCGCCGCCGTCTACGAGAAGTTCTTGCGGGCACCGGATGCCATGGAGACGGACCCCTTCAAGGCCAGGATCAACGCGAAGGTGCGTCAGCGCTCGCTCAACGAGCCGAACCTGTACGACAAGGAAATCTTCCGCGCAATCGACAATTCCAACTCCGACGCCGAGCGGGAGTGGCGGCTGCTGCGGCTGGAGGCGCTCCTTTTCCTCCGCGCCCATGGCGGTTCGCAGACCATCGGCGGCGCAGAGCTGGAGCGCCGGATCGCAAACGAACTCGAGTCCGTCCGGCGCTGA
- a CDS encoding SRPBCC domain-containing protein produces MTNNLSVVVNSDAQQVWTMLREPAKVAQWHGWDAEDQAAEINAIYFSPNVVESADHTSLVVDGGDIFTLKPVPTGTEVSVTRAAVDHDSEWAAWDEDITQGWLTFLHQLRFALERHPHGKRRTFFFSVPGTEGSAIDKLGLADVPAAGEPYDLTLATGEEISGKVWFRSNHQVGLTVHTYAEHGDGLVIVADQPAIAEARPHGGSLAIISTYGLGAQQLETIRSSWDHWRAENYPTSEPLH; encoded by the coding sequence ATGACGAACAACCTGAGCGTGGTGGTCAACTCCGACGCGCAACAAGTCTGGACCATGCTGCGCGAGCCGGCGAAGGTGGCCCAGTGGCATGGCTGGGACGCCGAGGACCAGGCGGCGGAGATCAACGCGATCTACTTCAGTCCGAATGTGGTCGAGAGCGCGGACCATACCTCCCTGGTGGTCGACGGCGGCGATATTTTCACACTGAAGCCCGTGCCCACCGGCACTGAGGTTAGCGTGACGCGCGCCGCGGTGGACCACGACTCGGAGTGGGCCGCCTGGGATGAAGACATCACCCAGGGCTGGCTCACTTTCCTGCACCAGCTCCGCTTCGCCCTGGAACGGCACCCGCACGGCAAACGCCGGACGTTCTTCTTTTCCGTGCCCGGCACCGAAGGCTCGGCCATCGACAAGCTGGGCCTCGCCGACGTTCCGGCGGCGGGGGAACCGTATGACCTCACCCTCGCCACCGGAGAGGAAATCTCCGGCAAGGTCTGGTTCCGCAGCAACCATCAGGTGGGCCTGACCGTCCACACTTACGCCGAACACGGCGACGGCCTGGTGATCGTCGCGGACCAGCCTGCCATCGCCGAGGCCCGGCCACATGGCGGCTCCCTGGCCATCATCTCCACCTACGGCCTCGGCGCCCAGCAGCTGGAGACGATCCGCAGCTCCTGGGACCACTGGCGGGCTGAGAACTACCCCACATCCGAGCCGCTGCACTAA
- the tgt gene encoding tRNA guanosine(34) transglycosylase Tgt, with the protein MPANPEPTSLPTAATLPPARQSEFSFRVGKRLNETCAPSAQRVAQNGGEFLGRTGTITTPHGEIQTPAFIAVGTKATVKSVLPESVAELGAQAVLANAYHLYLQPGADVLDEAGGLGAFMNWRGPTFTDSGGFQVMSLGSGFKKVIDMKSVDHSGPDDAVAPGKERLAHVDEEGVWFKSHLNGDRHRFSPEISMNVQHKIGADIMFAFDELTTLQNSRGYQEESLERTRRWAERCITEHFRLTDERTGKPYQALFGVIQGAQYEDLRRKACRDLGAMNFDGFGIGGALEKENLGTIVRWCNEELPENKPRHLLGISEPDDIFTAIENGADTFDCVSPTRVARNSAFYHPTGRYNLSGAKYKRDFGPLQEGCDCYACQNYSRAYIHHLFKAKEMVSATLISIHNERFVVKMVDDARLAIEAGTFFEFKDETLARYYS; encoded by the coding sequence GTGCCAGCGAATCCTGAACCCACGTCTTTGCCCACGGCGGCCACCCTGCCGCCCGCCCGGCAATCCGAGTTTTCCTTCCGGGTGGGCAAACGCCTGAACGAAACCTGCGCGCCGTCGGCACAGCGGGTGGCGCAGAACGGCGGGGAGTTCCTGGGCCGGACCGGTACCATCACCACCCCGCACGGTGAGATCCAGACGCCCGCGTTCATCGCGGTGGGGACCAAGGCCACCGTCAAGTCGGTGTTGCCTGAGTCTGTCGCCGAGCTGGGGGCGCAGGCCGTGCTCGCCAATGCCTACCACCTGTACCTGCAGCCGGGCGCCGACGTACTGGACGAGGCCGGCGGCCTGGGTGCCTTCATGAACTGGCGGGGACCCACGTTCACCGACTCCGGCGGCTTCCAGGTGATGAGCCTGGGCTCCGGCTTCAAGAAGGTCATCGACATGAAATCGGTGGACCATTCGGGGCCGGACGACGCCGTCGCGCCCGGCAAGGAACGCCTGGCCCACGTGGACGAGGAGGGCGTGTGGTTCAAGAGCCACCTCAACGGCGACCGCCACCGCTTCAGCCCCGAGATCTCGATGAACGTCCAGCACAAGATCGGCGCGGACATCATGTTCGCCTTCGACGAGCTGACGACCCTGCAGAATTCCCGCGGCTACCAGGAGGAGTCCCTGGAACGCACCCGGCGCTGGGCCGAACGCTGCATCACCGAGCACTTCCGGTTGACCGACGAGCGCACCGGCAAGCCGTACCAGGCGTTGTTCGGCGTGATCCAGGGCGCCCAGTACGAGGATCTCCGCCGCAAGGCCTGCCGGGACCTGGGTGCAATGAACTTCGACGGCTTCGGCATTGGTGGAGCGCTGGAGAAGGAGAACCTGGGCACGATCGTGCGCTGGTGCAACGAGGAACTCCCGGAGAACAAACCGCGGCACCTGCTGGGTATCTCCGAACCGGACGACATCTTCACCGCGATTGAAAACGGCGCGGACACTTTCGATTGTGTCTCCCCCACCCGGGTGGCCCGGAACTCGGCGTTTTACCACCCCACCGGGCGGTACAACCTCTCCGGCGCCAAGTACAAGCGTGACTTTGGCCCGCTGCAGGAAGGCTGCGATTGCTACGCCTGCCAGAACTACTCCCGTGCCTACATCCACCACCTGTTCAAGGCGAAGGAAATGGTCTCGGCCACCCTCATCTCAATCCACAACGAGCGTTTCGTGGTGAAGATGGTCGACGACGCCCGCCTCGCCATCGAAGCCGGCACCTTCTTTGAGTTCAAGGACGAGACCCTCGCTCGGTACTACTCCTGA